The genomic stretch TCTGaacactgttttcctttattatcCAAAAGATGCAGGAGACATTTATATAACCAGCTGATCCCATTTTGGATGAAGCTGCTTCACGACAGCAGgagaaagtttgttttaaatagccTTTTTAACAAATGCTTTATGGAAAGCTTACCAGGCAGTAcctttttctaaggaaaaaattattctaaatacTCTTTTTCACTTAATACTTTATATTTAATTAAGCACAAAGTAAATGGAAGTGTCCTGTAAATTAACAGAGTTTTAAGTAATCATGCTAAGTGTGTCTCAATAAAAAAGCCTATTCAGAAAATAGGTACCACTGTTCTGAAGTTCCTAGATGATGACTGGACTACTGATTTTTCAGAGTAAAGACgtatcttaaaaaataatgttccTATCTGGAATACATTCTCATTTAACTGGCTTCTAATTTTCACAGATTGAGATCTTACAAGAGTCACAAATGATGATTCCAGACTGCCAGCGCAGATTAGAAGTTGCACATGCAGATCTTACTCAACTACTAGTAAGTATAGCACCAAATCCACTGATCAAGAAATGCTGATGTTCCTTGATGAACTTGGATAAACATGCTTGTCTGTAGTGCAACTGCAGCATATTAGAACTGGACTGAAGAATTACTTTTTATAGGTCCCAAGACTAGCACCCTATAACATactgttgcgtcaagagggctttggaaggtccCCAATTTATCGTTAcaagtccggtcgcgttcagtacactgaactatcacgattacggattcacaaataacgtaggcacctttcgtctagtcgtgctgcatgaactaccacggccacacttaaagcgtctggttGCATTCAATGACCACTgtcacggctagaccaataaatcaaagcaatttattaaagcaacagacacacaggttctttggattaccagtgataaattcactgactgcaaggcacatgcaaacaCCAAAGCTttgaataacacagatgcatcaaaagacataaaagcgactctatagaggtttctaaattccccggggaggcacttggtataaccaagtgttagattcttacccaaaggcgtcccgatgggggggaagagaggctcagcccgtcgactgatcccagaggtcagagtagcacacgatggtatcttccctaacatcccctctctcttaggccaatttatagtatttttacctttcaggtggagcttgagggactctaggcatacatacttttgttatgattggggtaaaactttctcgcttcgctttaaaggtataggctcggaaaaattcagagcgcaggctcagtgaggagtggtctcaccttagaggcaggtaggttttgggatggaggtgtgttttggtattataatgagcaaagtttaccaaaaggacagcattttgtcaaaatcatgatagtttgttggctcagggtaacaaatatgcagcttatcagtTCCGTGGTACCTTCAAGTTCCCATATCatcacagagcttggccgtggtgtctccacaccgctccaccctctgggcagttcctcttagagccagtgcaccaagttcccctggtgttgccgacaTCTAAGGTTGCAAGCCTAGGGAACTTTCGAtggaatggattccttgcatgccagctgcactccaccctggaagcttcttcaatgctatgcctttcctaaaattgtgaatctaagtttaatctctaagtcacctccagcaattactccacacataccaatatttcattttagataACTGTCTTAGCAGACTTGGTCTTCAGTCTATGAAAACTGTGTGTGTTAGAATATTAGAAGCTGTCTTTAAGGGAGTGCACACTCAACATACACTTAAATACTGAACTGTTAGAATAGAATGGACTCTGAATTCCTGTGATAGTTACATGATGAGAAAAAATAGTTCGCTTGCTTTAGGTAGTCTTTCTAGATCATGTAGATGTATATAATATGCTTGTAGTGAACTGAAATAGTCAAAATACTTTGCTTACTACTTTTATTATGCCATGGACAATAAACAAGACAGCTGAGTCCTTACTGAGTACTGCTTATATGATTTATTAGTGAGATGAGAACTAGTGCCACATTTTTAAGATATGAATACCAACAGGAATAAATAGTATTTTGTACAAATAGATTCACTGAAACTATACTAAGTTTGGAGATAGtcatgcttattttaaaagctgatttttcacCAAGAATTCCGCTACACATATAAATGCTACTGTGAGACTAAAAATACATACCGTAAGTTAAGCCTCAGACACATTTGACAGCTAAAATGCAAATcccttttcaaaggaaaattcaagGTGTCTTGTCCTCGGGTGGTATGCCTCtactgttttccaaaataaatgctCAGTACCTGGCAGGATTTAGGGTCCTTTTGTCATTCAACTAGTTACTTGACAGTTAGCTGGTCTAGATTTCAGCGGCATGCAGAAGTGATGCTATTGATCCATACACTGTGCTGTACAAAGTTAAAACGAGGAATGTGGGGAGTTACTATTCTTATTAAGAATTTGGAAGTCTTTAAAGGTTGCTTTCTGTTCTTAGCTCACCTTCAATGCTTAAAATCAACTGTGTAGTAGTATGTTTTTTCAATTGTCAATCTCTGCTTAGGCTTTTTCCTAATGGTACTCTTGTTCTGAGTTCTGCTGTTATTGGTTTCAGTTATGCTGTTATGCAGGCCAAAAGAAATTACCTGTGCTTTGAATTATGTAAAGCTAGTGTTTTCAATAATGATACAGCTGTGTTTCATAGTTTCCTTCTTAAATTTAATCCCATGTCCATTATTTTCAAAGTActcaaaagttttgtttttaattccaggaaaatgaaaaagaactggaagaagCCGAAGAGTATAAAGAAGCACGTTCCATACTAGAGTCAGTGAAGCTGGAAGCCTAGAAGTTTTTCAGTACTTTCTTTATATGCATTAGCACTGGGTCCATTCCACACTTTCATTTGACTATGGCTCTATTACTATTATTGGCTTGC from Pelecanus crispus isolate bPelCri1 chromosome W, bPelCri1.pri, whole genome shotgun sequence encodes the following:
- the LOC142596536 gene encoding tubulin-specific chaperone A yields the protein MADSRLRQIKIKTGVVRRLAKEKVMYEKEAKQQEEKIEKMKAEACDDYGIKKQIEILQESQMMIPDCQRRLEVAHADLTQLLENEKELEEAEEYKEARSILESVKLEA